The following proteins come from a genomic window of Triticum aestivum cultivar Chinese Spring chromosome 6A, IWGSC CS RefSeq v2.1, whole genome shotgun sequence:
- the LOC123128444 gene encoding SNW/SKI-interacting protein A has protein sequence MGTLREILPSPKTSSSTFYDHSSDPWFKERYGGEPAEAAAGKLAGPAKPVPPYGKRTGFVPRRPEDFGDGGAFPEILLAQYPLGMGRRDDKGGSKILALTVDAQGSVAFDAVVKQGENAKKIVYSKHSDIVPKIATADSEAVEDEEYDKEVEETKERTVAALQKIVNVRLSAAQPKNVPTHDSESKFIKYKPSQQSAAFNSGAKERIIRMSEMASDPLDPPKFKHKRVPRASGSPPVPVMHSPPRPVTVKDQQDWKIPPCISNWKNPKGYTIPLDKRLAADGRGLQEVQINDNFAKLSEALYVAEQKAREAVQMRSKVQRELMLKEKERKEQELRALAQKARMERSGAPPPSTGMPVGGGRERERERVVDDGDADMDLEQPREQRRETREEREARIERDRIREERRRERERERRLEAKEAAGTHKKSKLTRDRDRDVGEKVALGMAHTGAKTGEVMYDQRLFNQDKGMDSGFGADDQYNLYSKGLFTAQSSMSSLYRPKKDGDSEVYGGDADEQLEKVMKTERFKPDKAFTGAPERAGKRDRPVEFDKQEEADPFGLDQFLTEVKKGKKAVDKIGGGGTMKASGGSSRDDYEGGGSGSAFSNIIPKDFFGEYDPSYTRKNANIILKDFFGEYDLSCRRKNLML, from the exons ATGGGGACCCTCAGGGAGATCCTGCCGTCGCCCAAGACGTCGTCGTCCACCTTCTACGACCACAGCAGCGACCCGTGGTTCAAGGAGCGGTACGGCGGGGAgcccgcggaggcggcggcggggaagctTGCGGGCCCCGCCAAGCCCGTGCCTCCCTACGGCAAGCGCACCGGCTTCGTGCCCCGGCGGCCGGAGGACTTCGGCGATGGCGGCGCCTTCCCCGAGATCCTCCTCGCGCAGTACCCGCTCGGCATGGGCCGCCGCGACGACAAGGGCGGGTCCAAGATCCTCGCGCTCACCGTCGACGCGCAGGGCAGCGTCGCCTTCGACGCCGTCGTCAAGCAGGGCGAGAACGCCAAGAAGATCGTCTACTCCAAGCACAGCGACATCGTGCCCAAGATCGCCACGGCCGACTCGGAAGCCGTCGAGGACGAGGAGTACGACAAGGAGGTCGAGGAGACCAAAGAGCGGACCGTAGCTGCCCTGCAGAAGATTGTCAACGTCCGCCTCTCTGCTGCCCAGCCCAAGAACGTTCCGACGCATGATTCGGAATCAAAGTTCATCAAGTATAAGCCGTCGCAGCAGTCGGCAGCGTTCAATTCAGGTGCCAAGGAGAGGATTATTAGGATGTCGGAGATGGCTTCGGATCCTCTTGACCCACCAAAGTTCAAGCATAAGCGGGTGCCCCGTGCGTCTGGGTCGCCGCCTGTGCCCGTGATGCACTCGCCACCACGGCCCGTCACAGTGAAGGACCAGCAGGATTGGAAGATCCCACCTTGCATTTCAAATTGGAAGAATCCAAAGGGTTACACAATCCCACTCGACAAGAGGTTGGCAGCTGATGGGAGGGGGCTGCAGGAGGTTCAGATTAATGATAACTTTGCAAAGCTTTCAGAAGCATTGTATGTTGCAGAGCAGAAGGCGAGGGAAGCAGTGCAGATGCGCTCCAAGGTGCAGAGGGAGCTAATGCTAAAGGAGAAGGAGAGGAAGGAGCAAGAGCTGAGGGCACTTGCACAGAAGGCCCGCATGGAAAGGTCTGGTGCTCCACCTCCATCTACAGGTATGCCTGTCggaggtgggagggagagagagcgggAGAGGGTTGTTGATGATGGGGATGCAGATATGGATTTGGAGCAGCCACGTGAGCAGCGCAGGGAAACTAGAGAAGAGAGGGAGGCGAGGATTGAGCGTGACAGGATCCGTGAGGAGCGGAggcgtgagagggagagggagaggaggctgGAGGCAAAGGAGGCTGCTGGAACGCATAAAAAGAGTAAGCTCACTAGAGACAGGGACCGTGACGTTGGTGAGAAGGTGGCCCTGGGTATGGCACACACTGGTGCGAAGACCGGGGAAGTCATGTATGACCAGAGGCTCTTTAACCAGGACAAGGGAATGGACTCTGGTTTTGGTGCTGATGATCAGTACAACCTGTATTCGAAGGGCCTCTTCACAGCACAGTCCAGTATGTCCTCACTTTACAGGCCCAAGAAGGATGGTGATTCTGAAGTGTATGGTGGTGATGCCGACGAACAGTTGGAGAAGGTTATGAAGACAGAGAGGTTCAAGCCTGACAAGGCATTTACCGGTGCTCCAGAGAGGGCTGGCAAGAGAGATAGACCCGTGGAGTTTGATAAGCAAGAGGAGGCTGATCCATTTGGTCTTGATCAGTTCTTGACTGAGGTGAAGAAGGGAAAGAAAGCTGTGGACAAGATTGGTGGCGGAGGAACTATGAAGGCAAGTGGTGGATCTTCAAGGGATGATTACGAGGGTGGGGGGTCTGGGAG TGCATTTTCAAATATCATCCCGAAGGATTTCTTTGGAGAATATGATCCTTCTTACACAAGGAAGAACGCAAATATCATCCTGAAGGATTTCTTTGGAGAATATGATCTTTCTTGCAGAAGGAAGAACCTGATGCTTTAG